The following are from one region of the Corylus avellana chromosome ca1, CavTom2PMs-1.0 genome:
- the LOC132168817 gene encoding esterase-like, with the protein MLLKNPSLRTFWPISNVYKAFGKYSLSGIKFAYIHPARKTKDMLNAESAYLDSLGTNFKHGANFATTSSTIRLPSQIIPGGGFSPFYLNIQYSQFVQFKSRSQTIREKGGIYANLMPEKDYFPKALYTFDIGQNDIGGGSFSNMTIEEVNASVPDIVNNFSTNVKAIYDVGARSFWIHNTGPLGCLPYILTNFLSAQRDSHGCAKPYNDVAQYFNYKLKEAIVQLRIDLPLAAITHVDIYSAKYSLFSESNKHGFELPLVACCGYGGKYNYSNSVRCGGTITVNGSQIFVGSCEHPSVRVNWDGFHYTEAANKFVFDQISTGAFSDPPIPLKMACHRV; encoded by the exons ATGTTACTAAAGAATCCTTCACTAAGAACATTTTGGCCGATATCGAATGTGTATAAAGCTTTTGGAAAATATTCACTCTCGGGCATTAAATTTGCATATATTCATCCAGCCAGAAAAACAAAGGACATGCTTAATGCGGAAAG TGCATATCTTGATTCTTTGGGGACCAATTTTAAGCATGGAGCAAATTTTGCCACAACCTCCTCCACAATCAGATTGCCATCACAAATTATACCCGGAGGTGGATTTAGTCCCTTTTATCTCAACATTCAATACTCACAATTTGTGCAGTTCAAATCCAGATCACAAACTATAAGGGAAAAAG GAGGAATATATGCAAATTTAATGCCCGAGAAGGATTATTTTCCAAAAGCTTTATACACATTTGATATCGGTCAGAATGATATTGGTGGAGGATCCTTTAGTAACATGACTATAGAGGAAGTCAATGCTTCTGTCCCCGACATAGTCAACAACTTCTCTACTAATGTTAAG GCAATATATGATGTGGGAGCTAGATCATTTTGGATCCACAACACAGGACCACTTGGTTGCCTTCCCTATATTTTGACCAATTTTCTATCAGCTCAAAGGGACAGCCATGGTTGCGCAAAGCCCTATAATGATGTGGCTCAATATTTCAACTACAAGTTGAAGGAGGCCATAGTTCAGCTCAGGATTGATCTTCCTTTAGCTGCAATTACACATGTAGACATCTACTCTGCCAAGTATTCTCTATTTAGCGAATCAAACAAACATG GATTTGAGCTTCCGCTTGTTGCTTGTTGTGGGTATGGAGGGAAGTACAACTATAGCAATAGTGTTAGGTGTGGAGGAACAATTACAGTAAATGGAAGCCAAATATTCGTGGGTTCATGTGAACACCCCTCAGTTAGAGTAAATTGGGATGGATTTCACTACACCGAGGCTGCAAATAAGTTTGTTTTCGACCAAATTTCAACTGGAGCCTTTTCAGATCCACCCATACCCTTGAAAATGGCATGTCATCGTGTTTAA